One window of the Litorilinea aerophila genome contains the following:
- a CDS encoding heparan-alpha-glucosaminide N-acetyltransferase, translating into MQIQQTERLSGTLAQSPARRFWEIDALRGVAIIMMVIFHLMWDLWFFRVLPDLVLYAGFWKYFQRVTANLFILLVGVSLTISYRRASRGGGGGPGLFQKFLRRGMRIFAWGMVISLVVAALGIGQVHFGILHLIGFSVAAAYPFLERRWLNLALWALFNVAGYVLLSVRVSFPWLVWLGVEPYGYGAVDYFPIVPWFGVVLLGIFVGNTFYTGRGRQLPLPEWGGSLPVRWLSFLGRHSLTIYLLHQPALFLLMVLLGIAPLPF; encoded by the coding sequence GTGCAGATTCAACAGACCGAGCGGTTGTCGGGGACGCTGGCACAGAGCCCTGCCCGGCGTTTTTGGGAGATCGACGCCTTGCGTGGGGTGGCCATCATCATGATGGTGATCTTTCACCTCATGTGGGACCTCTGGTTTTTCCGCGTCCTGCCCGACCTGGTGCTGTACGCGGGTTTCTGGAAGTACTTTCAGCGCGTCACGGCCAATCTGTTCATTCTGCTGGTGGGGGTCTCCCTGACCATCAGCTACCGACGGGCCTCTCGGGGAGGCGGTGGCGGGCCGGGCCTTTTTCAGAAGTTCCTGCGACGGGGCATGCGGATCTTTGCGTGGGGGATGGTGATCAGCCTGGTGGTCGCGGCCCTGGGGATCGGGCAGGTCCACTTTGGCATCCTCCACCTGATCGGATTTTCAGTGGCGGCCGCGTATCCCTTCCTGGAGCGGCGCTGGCTTAACCTGGCCTTGTGGGCCCTTTTCAATGTGGCCGGCTATGTTCTGCTCTCGGTGCGGGTGAGCTTCCCCTGGCTGGTCTGGCTGGGCGTGGAGCCCTACGGCTATGGGGCAGTGGATTATTTCCCCATCGTGCCCTGGTTTGGCGTGGTGTTGTTGGGTATCTTTGTGGGCAACACCTTCTACACGGGGAGAGGGCGGCAGCTGCCGCTGCCCGAATGGGGCGGGTCCCTGCCCGTGCGCTGGCTGAGCTTCCTGGGCCGCCACTCCCTGACCATCTACCTGTTGCATCAGCCGGCGCTGTTTCTGCTGATGGTGCTGCTCGGGATCGCCCCCCTTCCCTTTTAG